The following coding sequences lie in one Metallumcola ferriviriculae genomic window:
- the ppdK gene encoding pyruvate, phosphate dikinase: MSSKKYVYLFSEGKADMKPLLGGKGANLAEMTGIGLPVPPGLTITTEACNQYFAEGQNFPAGMEQQLKEQLAEVEENAGKEFGNAKDPLLVSVRSGSVISMPGMMDTILNLGLNDQTVEAVAEISGDRRFALDCYRRFIQMFSDVVLGVEHYHFEQVLDKYKEKQGVEFDYQLTPESLYAIIDDYKKLVSRKAGLQFPQEAMEQLLMAVRAVFDSWHNQRAIVYRKINKIPDELGTAVNVQSMVFGNMGDNCGTGVAFTRNPSTGEKKLYGEYLINAQGEDVVAGIRTPQPIISMQKDLSTVYKQFVETCELLEKHYRDMQDIEFTIERGTLYMLQTRTGKRTASAAVKIAVDMVDEGLINKEEALLRVDPDQLDQLLHRRVKPDAVLNIIAKGLPASPGAASGKVVFDADEAEELNKAGIKVLLVRTETTPDDIHGIVAAEGILTSRGGMTSHAAVVARGMGKPCVCGCEGIRIDAAAGRFTTKDGVVVNDGDLISIDGGAGKVIQGDVPMIDPELSDEFQTLLEWSDDVRTLGIRANADNPEDAEKAREFGAAGIGLCRTEHMFMAQDRLPIVQEMILADSIAARKKALDKLLPMQQGDFYGILKAMQGYPVTIRLLDPPLHEFLPNAEELAVEITALKLKGKVQEAKEKDVLLSQVRALSEFNPMLGHRGCRLGITFPEVYAMQARAIFQAVVQLTQEGYDVKPEVEIPLVGHINELSRLRKLVIETGEQVKEESGVDFEYDVGTMIELPRACATAGEIAKEADFFSFGTNDLTQTTFGFSRDDAEGKFLHQYVEEKILADNPFIVLDRQGVGALMQMAVGQARTTKPDLLIGICGEHGGEPSSIEFCHQVGLDFVSCSPFRVPIARLAAAQAAVNK, from the coding sequence ATGTCTAGTAAAAAGTATGTGTACCTATTTTCCGAGGGTAAAGCGGATATGAAGCCGCTGCTCGGCGGTAAAGGGGCTAACTTGGCAGAAATGACTGGTATTGGCCTGCCGGTACCGCCGGGACTGACTATCACTACCGAGGCTTGTAATCAATATTTTGCCGAGGGTCAAAACTTTCCCGCAGGAATGGAACAACAGTTGAAAGAACAACTGGCAGAAGTGGAAGAGAATGCGGGTAAAGAATTCGGTAATGCTAAGGATCCGCTGCTGGTATCGGTGCGTTCTGGTTCGGTGATATCCATGCCGGGTATGATGGACACCATCTTAAATTTGGGGCTTAATGATCAGACAGTGGAAGCAGTGGCAGAAATATCGGGGGACCGGCGTTTTGCCTTGGATTGTTACCGGCGTTTTATTCAGATGTTTAGTGATGTTGTACTGGGTGTAGAACACTACCACTTTGAGCAGGTATTGGATAAATATAAAGAAAAGCAGGGGGTGGAGTTTGACTATCAGCTTACCCCAGAAAGTCTTTACGCTATAATTGATGATTATAAGAAATTAGTATCTCGGAAAGCGGGATTGCAATTTCCCCAAGAGGCCATGGAACAGCTGCTGATGGCAGTGCGGGCGGTGTTTGACTCATGGCATAATCAGCGGGCGATTGTCTACCGTAAGATTAATAAAATTCCCGATGAACTAGGGACCGCCGTTAATGTACAGTCTATGGTATTTGGTAACATGGGGGATAACTGCGGCACCGGTGTGGCATTCACCAGAAACCCCTCCACCGGCGAAAAGAAACTTTATGGTGAATATTTGATTAATGCCCAGGGTGAAGATGTGGTAGCAGGTATCCGTACCCCCCAGCCCATTATCAGTATGCAAAAAGATTTGTCCACTGTTTACAAACAGTTTGTGGAGACATGTGAACTGCTGGAGAAGCATTATCGAGATATGCAGGATATAGAATTTACAATAGAGCGGGGAACTCTCTACATGCTGCAAACTCGTACCGGTAAGCGTACTGCCAGTGCGGCCGTAAAAATTGCGGTAGATATGGTAGATGAAGGCCTGATTAATAAGGAAGAGGCTTTACTAAGGGTTGACCCGGATCAATTGGACCAGCTGTTGCATCGCCGGGTTAAGCCCGACGCCGTACTTAATATTATAGCCAAGGGTTTGCCGGCTTCTCCCGGAGCAGCATCGGGCAAGGTAGTCTTTGATGCTGATGAAGCAGAGGAATTAAATAAAGCCGGCATTAAGGTACTGCTGGTGCGTACCGAAACCACTCCCGACGATATTCACGGTATTGTAGCGGCCGAGGGTATTTTAACCAGCCGCGGCGGTATGACCAGTCACGCTGCTGTCGTAGCCCGAGGCATGGGTAAACCTTGTGTCTGCGGTTGTGAAGGGATTAGAATCGATGCAGCTGCGGGACGGTTTACTACTAAAGATGGCGTTGTAGTTAATGACGGTGACCTTATTTCCATTGACGGTGGTGCCGGTAAGGTAATCCAGGGAGATGTGCCCATGATAGACCCTGAGTTGAGCGATGAATTCCAGACACTGCTTGAATGGTCTGATGACGTGCGCACTCTAGGAATTCGTGCTAATGCTGATAACCCCGAAGATGCTGAGAAAGCCCGGGAATTTGGTGCTGCGGGTATCGGGCTCTGTCGTACCGAGCACATGTTTATGGCTCAGGACCGACTGCCCATAGTTCAAGAGATGATTTTGGCAGATAGTATTGCTGCGCGGAAGAAAGCGCTGGATAAATTACTGCCTATGCAGCAGGGTGATTTTTACGGCATTTTAAAGGCCATGCAGGGATATCCCGTGACTATCAGACTGTTAGATCCGCCGCTACATGAATTTCTGCCAAATGCAGAAGAATTGGCCGTGGAAATTACGGCTTTGAAGCTAAAAGGCAAGGTACAAGAGGCGAAGGAGAAGGACGTCCTGCTCAGTCAAGTAAGGGCACTCAGTGAGTTTAACCCTATGCTTGGGCATCGTGGCTGCCGCTTAGGGATTACCTTCCCTGAAGTTTATGCCATGCAGGCAAGGGCCATTTTTCAAGCAGTGGTACAACTGACCCAAGAAGGTTACGATGTTAAACCTGAAGTGGAAATCCCTCTGGTAGGACACATAAATGAGTTGTCTAGATTGAGAAAGCTGGTTATTGAAACCGGTGAGCAAGTGAAGGAAGAAAGCGGCGTAGATTTTGAATATGATGTAGGTACAATGATTGAACTGCCTAGGGCCTGCGCTACAGCCGGGGAAATTGCCAAAGAAGCCGATTTCTTTTCTTTTGGCACTAATGACCTGACCCAGACCACCTTTGGTTTTAGCCGGGACGATGCCGAAGGTAAATTTCTGCATCAATATGTGGAGGAAAAAATCCTTGCGGATAACCCATTTATTGTCTTGGACCGTCAGGGTGTGGGTGCATTGATGCAGATGGCAGTCGGCCAGGCCCGTACTACCAAGCCGGACCTGTTGATCGGCATCTGTGGTGAGCATGGCGGCGAACCCAGTTCCATTGAATTCTGCCATCAAGTCGGTTTGGATTTTGTCAGCTGCTCACCTTTCCGAGTGCCCATCGCCAGATTAGCTGCTGCCCAAGCCGCAGTAAATAAATAA
- the mobB gene encoding molybdopterin-guanine dinucleotide biosynthesis protein B gives MIPVISFVGRSNVGKTTYLEKLITELTRRGIKVAVIKHTQHFEMDKPGKDTYRHARAGASTVVISSPEKMALLDYSGQERPLDEITAVITGVDLIITEGYKHGDKPKIEVCRRETSQELVCSLEELVAVVADFPLEVDVPRFDLDDAVPLADFLQYKILK, from the coding sequence ATGATACCTGTTATTTCATTTGTAGGCAGGTCAAATGTGGGCAAGACGACCTACTTGGAAAAGCTTATAACCGAGCTGACCCGGCGGGGAATAAAGGTTGCCGTCATCAAACACACGCAGCATTTTGAGATGGATAAACCGGGCAAGGATACATATAGACATGCCAGGGCCGGCGCCAGTACGGTGGTCATCTCTTCGCCAGAAAAAATGGCCTTACTTGACTATTCGGGGCAGGAACGGCCGTTAGATGAAATCACCGCAGTGATAACTGGTGTCGATTTGATTATTACTGAGGGCTATAAGCATGGTGATAAGCCTAAGATTGAGGTATGCCGGCGGGAGACCTCTCAGGAATTGGTGTGCAGCCTTGAAGAACTTGTGGCGGTGGTGGCTGATTTTCCCTTGGAAGTGGATGTGCCCCGGTTTGACCTCGACGATGCTGTACCATTGGCTGACTTTTTACAGTACAAGATTTTGAAGTAA
- the recO gene encoding DNA repair protein RecO, giving the protein MAYLKTPGLVLRNLNYKEADKLLTVYTLEYGKVPAVAKGVRKVKSSMRGGIQLFSHSDFVFYHGRSLDTVTQCAVIEPFPQLRSDLDRFAFAAYFAELALESVPEREANPDIFYLLLTCLHLLVTHDPELVTRLFEVRLMNVLGYAPELTNCLYCGAEVKGRMRFSLQDGGLVCTDCAPEAAKLVYISPGAAANLKALSTMDLDKCGRIRLSTALRQELAALLSQYIETQLEREFKSRAFLDSLNQV; this is encoded by the coding sequence GTGGCCTATTTAAAAACGCCGGGGCTGGTATTAAGAAACCTAAATTACAAGGAAGCTGACAAATTGCTGACGGTTTACACCCTAGAATATGGTAAAGTCCCGGCAGTCGCCAAAGGCGTACGTAAGGTGAAAAGCAGTATGCGCGGCGGCATACAGCTTTTCTCGCATTCGGACTTTGTCTTTTATCATGGCCGGTCCTTGGATACAGTGACCCAATGCGCAGTAATAGAGCCATTTCCTCAATTACGGTCTGATTTAGACCGTTTTGCTTTTGCTGCATACTTTGCGGAATTGGCATTGGAATCAGTACCTGAACGAGAGGCAAACCCAGATATTTTTTATCTGCTGCTTACCTGTCTGCACCTTTTGGTTACCCATGATCCTGAATTAGTGACTCGGTTGTTTGAAGTGCGGTTAATGAACGTCTTGGGGTATGCTCCGGAATTAACTAACTGTTTGTACTGCGGTGCGGAGGTTAAGGGAAGAATGCGCTTTAGCCTTCAGGATGGAGGGTTAGTATGTACTGACTGTGCCCCAGAGGCGGCAAAATTAGTGTACATAAGCCCGGGAGCAGCAGCCAATCTTAAGGCACTGAGCACGATGGATTTAGATAAATGCGGCCGGATCCGACTGTCCACGGCGCTTCGCCAGGAGTTGGCCGCGCTGTTAAGTCAGTACATTGAAACTCAGTTAGAACGTGAATTCAAAAGCAGGGCTTTTCTTGATTCCCTTAACCAGGTATAA
- the glyS gene encoding glycine--tRNA ligase subunit beta has translation MTRNLLLEIGTEEIPARFMDNTLSQFKDYAIKMLSDARLGYTSINTYGTPRRLTLLVSELAERQEDVSKEAKGPSRKVAFDDQGNPTKAAMGFAKGQGVDVTELMVRKTDQGEYVFATVKSEGKKSAEILPAILKELILSLNFPKPMRWAYQELRFARPIRWLAALFGSEVLDFELAEVITGRHSRGHRFLGGQISLESADDYLSKMEEQYVIVDQERRREMIWQQIQKLAAAENGIVEENAELLEEVVYLLEYPTALCGSFEEKYLQLPDEVLITPMQEHQRYFPVKDKEGKLLNKFITVRNGTGEHLDVVTAGNEKVLKARLADAEFFYREDVKEPLEAKVPALKDVVFQAQLGTIYEKVERIEALSQYFSDVAAPGDKEAVLRTAHLAKADLVSHMVYEFPELQGIMGGYYAASHGEAEQIAKGISEHWQPRFAGDQLPETINGTMVSLADKMDTIVGCFGIGIQPTGSQDPYALRRQAMGICLIILDRGLTVSLENMVEKAYNLYGDKLSKSLAEVQENVLKFFRQRMENIFQEQESLRYDVVEAVLAAGYDSPADALKRAKALDNFRQDEQFEALTTAFKRAANLVEKAETAGQVNEDLLAEAAEKDLWQAIVKVEERLERTDDYYNALLEIAGLRQPVDEFFEQLMVMTDDQEVRENRLALLRHIRDLLVGKTGIRLELIN, from the coding sequence ATGACCAGGAATTTGCTTTTAGAAATTGGTACCGAAGAGATACCGGCCAGATTTATGGATAATACACTTAGTCAATTTAAAGACTATGCCATAAAAATGCTTAGCGATGCCCGGCTCGGCTATACCAGCATCAACACCTATGGAACACCACGCCGCCTGACTCTGTTGGTGTCGGAACTGGCAGAAAGGCAAGAGGACGTGAGTAAGGAAGCTAAAGGCCCGTCAAGAAAGGTAGCTTTTGACGACCAAGGTAATCCTACCAAGGCGGCCATGGGCTTTGCCAAGGGGCAGGGTGTTGATGTCACTGAATTAATGGTAAGAAAGACAGACCAGGGGGAATATGTCTTCGCCACGGTAAAAAGTGAAGGAAAGAAGAGTGCGGAGATTCTGCCGGCAATATTAAAAGAATTGATACTATCACTAAATTTCCCGAAACCTATGCGCTGGGCTTATCAGGAATTACGGTTTGCCAGGCCCATTCGTTGGCTGGCGGCGCTCTTCGGCAGCGAGGTATTGGATTTTGAACTAGCTGAAGTAATAACCGGACGACACTCAAGAGGACATCGCTTTTTGGGTGGTCAGATTTCCTTGGAAAGCGCCGACGATTACTTGTCAAAGATGGAGGAGCAGTATGTGATTGTCGATCAAGAGCGGCGGCGAGAGATGATTTGGCAGCAGATTCAAAAATTGGCCGCTGCGGAAAATGGTATTGTGGAAGAAAATGCGGAGCTCCTAGAAGAGGTCGTATATCTGTTAGAGTATCCTACTGCTCTTTGCGGCAGTTTCGAGGAAAAGTATCTTCAACTGCCGGACGAGGTGTTGATCACCCCGATGCAGGAGCATCAACGGTACTTCCCGGTAAAGGATAAAGAAGGGAAACTGTTAAATAAATTTATCACAGTACGTAATGGTACCGGCGAACATCTAGATGTCGTTACTGCGGGCAATGAGAAGGTGCTTAAGGCCCGTTTGGCAGATGCAGAGTTCTTCTACCGCGAAGATGTCAAAGAACCGCTTGAGGCAAAAGTGCCAGCCTTAAAGGATGTTGTTTTTCAGGCCCAATTGGGGACAATCTACGAGAAGGTTGAAAGAATCGAGGCACTGTCGCAGTATTTCAGCGACGTGGCAGCTCCTGGCGATAAAGAAGCAGTCCTGCGTACAGCCCATCTGGCCAAAGCAGACTTAGTGAGCCATATGGTCTATGAATTTCCGGAGCTTCAAGGGATTATGGGCGGCTACTATGCTGCTTCGCATGGTGAAGCTGAGCAGATAGCCAAAGGTATCAGTGAGCATTGGCAGCCGCGGTTTGCCGGTGATCAGCTGCCAGAAACTATTAATGGCACTATGGTTAGTTTGGCAGATAAGATGGATACGATTGTCGGCTGTTTCGGTATCGGCATTCAACCAACCGGTTCCCAGGACCCATATGCGCTTCGCCGTCAGGCGATGGGTATCTGTTTGATTATCTTGGATAGGGGATTGACAGTCTCCTTAGAAAATATGGTGGAAAAAGCTTATAACTTGTACGGTGACAAATTATCTAAATCTCTGGCAGAAGTACAGGAAAATGTACTAAAGTTTTTTCGGCAGCGGATGGAAAATATTTTTCAGGAACAAGAGAGTCTGCGATACGATGTAGTGGAGGCGGTGCTGGCGGCAGGTTATGACAGTCCAGCGGATGCTCTTAAGCGGGCTAAAGCCCTGGATAACTTCCGGCAGGATGAACAGTTTGAAGCTCTGACAACTGCATTTAAACGTGCTGCCAACTTGGTGGAAAAGGCAGAGACTGCCGGGCAGGTTAATGAAGATTTGTTGGCCGAAGCGGCAGAAAAAGACCTGTGGCAGGCAATTGTTAAAGTGGAAGAAAGGCTTGAACGGACGGATGATTATTATAATGCCTTGTTGGAAATCGCTGGTTTGCGCCAGCCTGTGGATGAATTTTTTGAGCAGCTAATGGTGATGACCGATGATCAGGAGGTTCGTGAAAATCGCTTAGCTCTATTAAGGCATATTCGTGACCTGTTGGTGGGTAAGACCGGTATCCGATTGGAACTGATAAACTAG
- a CDS encoding pyruvate, water dikinase regulatory protein produces the protein MGETAEFVARAAGSQFNSGRVELRRVPYVGDKQQICDIVEEARGFKAVIAYTIVIPELKEELLRLTETYKIPTVDILGPMVEAVAEVTGTEPKLEAGLLRKLDEQYFRKVEAIEFAVKYDDGKDPRGLDYADVVLVGVSRTSKTPVSMYLAHKRIKAANIPLVPEVAAPEELFDITSKKIFGLTISPQLLNEIRQERLKTLGLTANADYANLERILKELDYAERIMKRIGCPIIDVTNKAVEETASTILELYYKGERYV, from the coding sequence TTGGGTGAAACGGCGGAGTTTGTCGCCCGGGCCGCGGGTAGTCAATTTAATTCCGGGCGTGTGGAGCTGAGGCGAGTACCTTATGTGGGTGATAAGCAGCAGATTTGCGATATAGTTGAAGAGGCTCGCGGCTTTAAGGCGGTAATAGCTTATACCATTGTTATCCCTGAGCTTAAAGAAGAACTGCTTCGCTTGACCGAGACCTATAAAATTCCCACTGTGGACATTTTAGGGCCTATGGTCGAAGCTGTTGCCGAGGTGACCGGTACTGAACCCAAGTTAGAAGCGGGGCTGCTGCGTAAGTTGGATGAACAATACTTTCGTAAAGTAGAGGCCATTGAATTTGCGGTCAAATATGATGACGGCAAAGACCCCAGGGGGCTTGATTATGCTGATGTGGTATTGGTAGGCGTCTCTCGTACATCTAAAACGCCGGTAAGCATGTATTTGGCTCACAAAAGGATAAAAGCAGCCAATATCCCCTTGGTTCCAGAAGTGGCTGCACCTGAAGAGCTGTTCGATATTACATCCAAGAAAATCTTTGGCTTAACTATCAGCCCCCAACTTTTAAATGAAATTCGTCAGGAAAGATTAAAAACTTTGGGGTTGACAGCGAACGCCGATTACGCTAATCTCGAAAGAATTCTGAAAGAGCTTGATTACGCGGAGAGGATCATGAAACGTATTGGCTGTCCTATCATTGATGTAACCAATAAAGCGGTGGAAGAAACCGCCAGCACCATTTTAGAACTATATTATAAGGGGGAGCGTTATGTCTAG
- a CDS encoding helix-turn-helix transcriptional regulator: MQLTPRQKKIVEIVKRSGPITGELIAKEVNLTRATLRPDLAILTMSGILDARPRVGYFYSGKSAGSLLVEEIRRMRVKDLKSVPVVVREETSVYDAIVTLFVEDVGTLIVVSEGGFLEGVVSRKDLLKVTIGQNDVRQVPVNMAMTRMPNIIITTMDETIHLAAAKLIEHQVDALPVVRKIINDQGLEKLEVVGRITKSNITQLFVELGEDK; this comes from the coding sequence ATCCAACTAACCCCGCGACAGAAAAAAATTGTGGAAATTGTCAAGCGGTCAGGGCCTATCACCGGTGAATTGATCGCCAAAGAGGTTAACCTTACCCGGGCCACATTGCGTCCAGACCTGGCTATTCTTACCATGTCCGGCATCTTGGATGCGCGACCGCGGGTGGGTTATTTTTATAGCGGCAAGTCAGCCGGCTCGTTATTGGTCGAAGAGATAAGGCGCATGAGGGTAAAGGATTTAAAATCTGTACCTGTAGTTGTTAGAGAAGAGACATCCGTATACGATGCTATAGTCACCCTGTTTGTGGAGGATGTAGGTACACTGATAGTGGTCAGTGAGGGTGGTTTCCTAGAAGGAGTGGTGTCCCGTAAGGACCTGCTCAAAGTGACCATCGGACAGAATGATGTACGTCAGGTACCGGTGAATATGGCCATGACCCGCATGCCTAACATAATTATAACTACCATGGATGAGACCATTCATCTGGCAGCAGCCAAGTTGATTGAGCACCAAGTGGATGCTTTGCCGGTGGTTCGGAAAATTATTAATGACCAGGGTCTGGAGAAACTAGAGGTAGTGGGGCGGATTACCAAGAGTAATATTACCCAGTTGTTCGTGGAGCTGGGCGAAGACAAATAA
- the mobA gene encoding molybdenum cofactor guanylyltransferase, with translation MTGIILAGGKSTRMGSSKALLNIGGKTVVQRVIEVLQTIFPQIIIVANDEETYRHLGYPIVGDIISGYGPLGGLHAGLTASSSEVNFLVACDMPLLQPALIRFMISQTKDYDAVLPKSGPYLEPLHAVYKRSCLPAVEKVMAAGRKKVTSFFDDISINYLEEEELVAYGQPKRAFLNVNTPEDWLTVRKLLQDLEE, from the coding sequence ATGACTGGGATTATTTTGGCCGGCGGGAAAAGTACCCGCATGGGCAGTAGTAAGGCACTGCTTAACATAGGGGGAAAAACTGTGGTGCAGCGGGTAATTGAAGTGCTGCAGACAATTTTTCCACAAATAATTATTGTCGCCAATGATGAAGAAACCTATCGCCATCTTGGTTACCCGATTGTTGGGGACATTATTTCTGGTTATGGACCGCTGGGCGGTCTCCATGCCGGCCTGACAGCAAGCAGCAGTGAGGTTAATTTCCTTGTGGCTTGTGATATGCCACTATTACAGCCTGCTCTTATTCGGTTCATGATTTCTCAGACCAAGGATTATGACGCTGTTTTGCCCAAAAGCGGGCCTTATCTGGAGCCGCTGCATGCAGTTTATAAGCGCAGCTGCCTCCCGGCAGTGGAGAAGGTTATGGCTGCTGGGCGGAAAAAAGTTACTTCATTTTTTGACGATATCAGCATAAATTATCTCGAAGAAGAGGAACTGGTCGCCTATGGCCAACCGAAACGAGCTTTTTTAAATGTTAATACCCCTGAAGATTGGTTGACAGTACGCAAGTTGTTGCAGGATTTGGAGGAATAA
- a CDS encoding DUF4342 domain-containing protein, with translation MDELAKIDQIRQRLDVSYKEAKEALDQADGDVVKAIIDLEEEKQHFDHQFHEHGSKLMAQIKHIFQKGNVTKVRLKKDNETVLEIPATVGALGVVGALSSAPLAIIAGIGTVTAMTKNYKLEIVRPDGTVEEKPLYPEVDPTEKE, from the coding sequence ATGGATGAATTGGCGAAGATAGACCAGATAAGGCAGCGGCTGGATGTATCTTACAAAGAAGCCAAAGAAGCATTAGACCAAGCGGATGGCGACGTCGTGAAGGCAATCATAGATTTAGAAGAAGAAAAGCAGCATTTTGACCATCAGTTTCATGAACACGGCAGCAAACTGATGGCGCAGATTAAGCACATATTTCAAAAAGGAAATGTCACTAAGGTGAGATTAAAAAAAGATAATGAGACGGTACTGGAAATTCCGGCCACGGTAGGTGCCTTAGGGGTGGTGGGTGCCTTGTCCAGCGCACCTTTGGCCATAATAGCCGGTATTGGTACGGTGACTGCTATGACAAAGAACTATAAGCTGGAAATCGTTCGTCCCGATGGTACTGTTGAAGAGAAACCGCTTTACCCGGAAGTAGACCCAACTGAAAAGGAATAG
- the glyQ gene encoding glycine--tRNA ligase subunit alpha: MNFQQLILELNKYWGEQGCIIQQPYDMEKGAGTMHPATFLRALGPEPWRVAYVEPSRRPTDGRYGENPNRLQHYYQYQVILKPSPNNVQELYLGSLEKIGIDPKKHDIRFVEDNWESPTLGAWGLGWEVWLDGMEVTQFTYFQQCGGIDCHPVSAEITYGIERLAMYIQQKDNVYDIQWVDGITYGDVHHQGEVDYSHYNFEAADTDMLFSLFDAYEKEALAVIAKDLVQPAYDYVLKCSHTFNLLDARGAISVTQRTGYIARVRNLARVCAKGYVEQRERLKFPLVKDKALRQELALDRSKEEV; the protein is encoded by the coding sequence ATGAATTTTCAACAACTGATTTTAGAACTTAATAAATACTGGGGCGAACAGGGATGTATCATTCAACAGCCGTACGACATGGAAAAAGGAGCGGGGACAATGCATCCAGCTACGTTTTTAAGGGCCTTAGGCCCGGAACCGTGGCGTGTGGCCTATGTAGAACCATCTCGTCGCCCTACCGATGGACGTTATGGGGAAAATCCCAACCGGCTGCAGCACTATTATCAATACCAGGTGATTTTGAAGCCCTCGCCTAACAACGTTCAAGAACTTTACTTAGGCAGTCTGGAGAAAATCGGCATCGACCCTAAAAAACACGATATTCGTTTTGTGGAGGATAACTGGGAATCCCCCACATTAGGTGCTTGGGGCTTGGGTTGGGAAGTGTGGTTAGACGGTATGGAAGTTACCCAGTTTACCTATTTCCAGCAGTGTGGCGGCATAGACTGTCACCCGGTCAGTGCGGAAATTACTTACGGCATTGAACGTTTGGCCATGTATATACAGCAGAAGGATAACGTTTATGATATCCAATGGGTGGATGGAATTACTTACGGCGATGTGCACCATCAGGGTGAAGTAGATTATTCCCATTATAATTTTGAAGCAGCAGATACGGACATGCTTTTTTCTCTGTTTGATGCATATGAGAAAGAAGCACTGGCAGTAATTGCAAAGGACTTAGTCCAACCGGCCTACGACTATGTACTCAAATGCTCCCATACCTTTAACTTGTTAGATGCCCGAGGGGCCATTAGTGTTACCCAGCGTACCGGGTATATTGCCCGGGTACGTAATTTAGCCAGAGTATGCGCCAAGGGCTATGTGGAGCAGCGTGAGCGATTGAAGTTTCCTTTGGTAAAAGACAAAGCATTGCGTCAGGAATTAGCATTAGACCGCAGTAAGGAGGAGGTGTAG
- the era gene encoding GTPase Era, with amino-acid sequence MTEEYCSGFISIIGRPNVGKSTLLNRLVGQKIAIMSDKPQTTRNKIQGVWTTDTAQAVFIDTPGIHKPQHKLGEYMVKTATGALSHMDLILYVVDVSVPWGGGEEYIVNMLEKLETPIFFIANKIDQVEPEQLARFLDAVQKRHQFAQWVPISAATGANMDTLRQLLLERLPPGPKYYPEDMVTDQPERFIIAELIREKTLQLTREEIPHALAVVVEEVRQRSEDMVYVAATIYVERDSQKGIIIGKKGQMLKDIGKLAREDIQHLLGSQIYLELWVKVKKAWRRSEVMIRNFGYDSSEE; translated from the coding sequence ATGACCGAAGAATATTGCTCAGGTTTCATTAGTATTATCGGGCGGCCTAATGTGGGGAAATCTACTTTGTTAAACCGGTTGGTTGGCCAGAAAATTGCTATTATGTCTGACAAACCTCAGACCACCAGAAATAAAATACAGGGTGTTTGGACCACTGATACTGCACAGGCGGTATTTATTGATACACCGGGCATTCATAAACCCCAGCACAAGCTGGGTGAATATATGGTTAAAACAGCCACAGGGGCCCTGTCCCATATGGATTTAATTCTCTATGTCGTGGATGTGTCAGTACCCTGGGGCGGTGGTGAAGAATACATAGTTAACATGCTTGAGAAACTTGAAACACCGATCTTTTTCATAGCTAATAAAATTGACCAAGTAGAGCCGGAACAATTAGCCCGGTTTTTGGATGCAGTACAAAAGCGGCATCAGTTTGCCCAGTGGGTGCCTATTTCTGCGGCAACCGGGGCAAATATGGATACGCTGCGGCAGTTGTTACTTGAGCGGCTCCCCCCGGGGCCTAAATACTACCCGGAGGACATGGTCACTGACCAACCGGAACGGTTCATTATCGCTGAACTTATACGGGAAAAAACATTGCAGCTTACGCGAGAAGAAATTCCTCATGCTTTAGCGGTAGTGGTGGAAGAAGTAAGACAGCGCAGTGAGGATATGGTTTATGTAGCTGCCACCATTTATGTGGAAAGGGATTCGCAAAAAGGAATTATAATTGGAAAGAAGGGCCAGATGTTAAAAGATATCGGCAAACTTGCCCGAGAAGATATTCAGCATTTGCTTGGCAGCCAAATTTACCTGGAATTATGGGTGAAAGTAAAGAAGGCTTGGCGGCGCAGCGAGGTAATGATTCGTAATTTTGGTTACGATTCGTCAGAAGAATGA